One region of Mycolicibacterium lutetiense genomic DNA includes:
- a CDS encoding adenylate cyclase regulatory domain-containing protein — protein sequence MSRVSATHEDDLAQYGLLDGLEGDSRQERTDLIAWLHAQGFTIDQIRLVAPTPL from the coding sequence ATGTCCAGGGTGTCAGCAACACACGAAGACGACCTCGCTCAGTATGGTCTGCTCGACGGTCTCGAGGGCGACAGCCGCCAGGAAAGGACTGATCTAATTGCCTGGCTGCATGCCCAGGGCTTCACGATTGATCAAATCCGACTGGTGGCCCCAACCCCTCTCTGA
- a CDS encoding TetR/AcrR family transcriptional regulator, which yields MNKVVVAGRTRVGGERRERILASATELIAERGYHAVSMADIGVASGVVGPAIYRHFNSKSDLLAALFERVVDKLLKRATAIVEQSRDEAEALTLLVSDQVALVMDQRELAMVYYREVHNLSDQHQSRLRRKQRLYLEEWVHLVGELRPAVDEIELRAMVHGAIGAIQSILHYRGTGLAPEQTSALLVAMGHAVLGVPASSHQVRGVNTEPPCPRPGTPRH from the coding sequence GTGAACAAGGTGGTCGTTGCCGGACGTACCCGGGTCGGCGGCGAGCGTCGGGAACGGATTCTCGCCTCTGCCACCGAGTTGATTGCCGAGCGGGGCTACCACGCTGTCTCCATGGCCGACATCGGCGTTGCATCAGGGGTTGTCGGGCCGGCCATCTATCGCCATTTCAACAGTAAGAGCGATCTACTGGCGGCCCTCTTCGAGCGAGTGGTGGACAAACTCCTTAAGCGTGCGACGGCGATCGTCGAGCAGTCCCGCGACGAGGCGGAGGCGCTGACCCTGCTGGTGTCTGACCAAGTCGCCTTGGTAATGGATCAACGCGAGCTGGCAATGGTGTATTACCGCGAAGTGCACAATCTGTCGGATCAGCACCAGAGCCGGTTGCGCCGTAAGCAGCGACTCTATCTAGAAGAGTGGGTACACCTCGTCGGAGAATTGCGGCCCGCGGTCGACGAGATTGAACTTCGGGCGATGGTTCATGGAGCGATCGGAGCCATTCAATCGATCTTGCACTACCGCGGCACTGGCCTGGCTCCCGAACAGACCTCTGCGCTGCTCGTTGCGATGGGTCACGCCGTGCTCGGCGTCCCCGCGTCGAGTCACCAGGTGCGCGGCGTGAACACTGAACCACCCTGTCCGCGCCCGGGTACGCCGCGGCACTAG